The Thermoanaerobaculia bacterium genome contains a region encoding:
- a CDS encoding ParA family protein, whose product MILAITNQKGGVGKTTTAINLSAALASKGLRTLLVDLDPQANSSMSFLDIHGLQRTIFDVLTDTSVNLADIVVLAEKVPNLSIAPSSIALAKIESKLLGELDSHFRLQDAIKSVSENFDFIILDTPPTLGIITVNALVASSHVLIPIQSSYFALEGTDDLLETIDKVKQRANPQLQILGAVITLHDKRTLLSRDIVDQIQKVFGDKLFETMITKSVRLEESPAYKESIFTFAPRSTGAYEYYKLSEEVLSRV is encoded by the coding sequence ATGATCCTAGCCATCACAAACCAAAAAGGCGGGGTCGGCAAGACGACCACCGCGATCAACCTCTCGGCCGCTCTGGCCTCCAAAGGCCTGCGGACACTGCTCGTGGATCTCGATCCGCAAGCCAACAGCTCGATGTCGTTCCTCGACATCCACGGTCTGCAACGAACGATCTTCGACGTACTGACCGATACCTCGGTCAATCTCGCCGACATCGTCGTGCTGGCGGAGAAGGTGCCGAACCTTTCGATCGCTCCTTCGAGCATCGCCCTGGCCAAGATCGAGTCGAAGCTCCTCGGCGAGCTCGACAGCCACTTCCGGCTTCAGGATGCGATCAAGAGCGTCAGCGAGAATTTCGACTTCATCATCCTCGATACGCCGCCGACGCTCGGCATCATCACTGTCAACGCGCTCGTCGCTTCGTCGCACGTCCTGATCCCGATCCAGTCGAGCTACTTCGCGCTCGAGGGCACAGACGACCTGCTCGAGACGATCGACAAAGTGAAGCAGCGCGCCAACCCGCAGCTGCAAATCCTCGGCGCCGTCATCACCCTGCACGACAAACGGACCTTGCTGTCGCGCGACATCGTGGACCAGATCCAGAAGGTCTTTGGCGACAAGCTGTTCGAGACCATGATCACCAAGAGCGTTCGACTGGAAGAGAGTCCGGCCTACAAGGAGTCGATCTTCACCTTTGCGCCGCGCTCGACCGGAGCGTACGAGTACTACAAGCTCTCCGAGGAGGTACTCAGCCGTGTCTGA
- a CDS encoding PTS sugar transporter subunit IIA, which produces MRGGLPDSTFSKWLRSELVLPALAATSASGVLDEIAAGVSRAVTETSAAAIRSGFLEREALGSTAVGNGFAIPHCRVEGASRVHMAVASHPVGVDFEAPDGTPVKVFFAIVAPQSGAGGHLEALATVARFLREPERRELLLQARGSLELISALRAGAGEPSHA; this is translated from the coding sequence TTGAGAGGCGGACTTCCGGATTCGACGTTTTCGAAGTGGCTTCGCTCCGAGCTCGTTCTGCCCGCGCTCGCGGCGACCTCCGCGTCCGGAGTGCTCGACGAGATCGCCGCCGGGGTATCCCGAGCGGTGACGGAAACGTCCGCCGCCGCCATTCGGTCGGGATTCCTCGAGCGCGAAGCGCTCGGATCGACAGCTGTCGGAAACGGTTTCGCCATTCCGCATTGCCGAGTGGAAGGAGCCAGCAGAGTTCACATGGCGGTGGCCAGTCACCCCGTCGGTGTCGACTTCGAAGCGCCCGACGGCACGCCGGTGAAGGTCTTCTTCGCCATCGTGGCCCCTCAATCCGGCGCCGGGGGGCACCTCGAGGCACTGGCCACAGTCGCGCGATTCCTGCGGGAGCCGGAACGACGGGAGCTCCTGTTGCAGGCTCGCGGATCGCTGGAGCTGATTTCTGCGCTCCGCGCCGGCGCCGGGGAGCCATCGCATGCCTGA
- a CDS encoding cupin domain-containing protein: MRQPVRRIEKPWGYELIYAHTERYVGKLLHIEPGEALSLQYHNHKDETFFVARGGIELQVEENGTMVPQRLEEGESYHVTPGTRHRMVAGAAGCDLFEVSTPELEDVVRLEDRYGRS; encoded by the coding sequence ATGAGGCAACCGGTGCGTCGTATCGAAAAGCCTTGGGGCTACGAGCTGATCTACGCCCACACCGAGCGATACGTGGGAAAGCTCCTGCATATCGAGCCCGGCGAGGCGCTCTCGCTCCAGTACCACAACCACAAGGACGAGACCTTCTTCGTCGCCCGCGGCGGCATCGAGCTGCAGGTCGAGGAGAACGGGACAATGGTCCCTCAGCGGTTGGAAGAGGGCGAGTCCTATCACGTGACTCCAGGAACCAGGCATCGCATGGTCGCCGGAGCGGCCGGCTGCGATCTCTTCGAGGTCTCCACGCCGGAGCTCGAGGATGTGGTCCGCCTGGAAGACCGCTATGGCAGATCGTGA
- a CDS encoding 6-carboxytetrahydropterin synthase: MSVSQPLAGRTPGALVLERNYSFSSSHRYYRPEWTPETNLARFGKCSNSPAHGHNYRLTIEVSGTVDPETGFVVNLPDLDALVRDAVVRRLDHAHINDAVPEFAAGGEIPTTENLAVWIAGEIASLLPPANRLESVRLAEDDRLASKWTRR, from the coding sequence ATGAGCGTATCGCAGCCCCTCGCCGGACGGACGCCGGGAGCCCTGGTTCTGGAGCGCAACTATTCGTTTTCTTCGAGCCACCGGTACTACCGGCCGGAGTGGACGCCGGAGACGAACCTGGCACGCTTCGGCAAGTGCTCGAACTCGCCGGCGCACGGGCACAACTACAGGTTGACGATCGAGGTCTCGGGGACGGTCGATCCCGAGACCGGCTTCGTGGTGAATCTGCCGGATCTCGACGCCCTGGTGCGCGACGCCGTCGTGCGCCGGCTGGACCACGCCCACATCAACGACGCCGTTCCCGAGTTCGCCGCGGGGGGGGAGATTCCGACCACCGAGAATCTGGCGGTCTGGATCGCCGGCGAGATCGCTTCGCTCCTGCCGCCGGCGAACCGGCTCGAGTCGGTCCGCCTCGCGGAGGACGACCGGCTGGCGTCGAAGTGGACGCGGCGCTGA
- a CDS encoding ParB/RepB/Spo0J family partition protein, producing the protein MSEAGTAKRGLPLRVKMRHGAHFVDELASRNESSVGRLLPLSSLRPNPNQPRTEIGDLSDLVASIRSKGVLEPILVRKPDAVDGVPPPVKFEIVAGERRYRAALEAGLFEIPAIELEVTADEALEITLIENLQRKDLNAFEEAEGYQALGTLHSYTQEQIAQAVGRSRSSVAESLSLLVLPPEVRERALELGIQAKSALLELAKVTDSHALDALLARAGREGLSRDDLRSELRRGSAGKDGTARKRPFAFKFRAPDKSFQLQLQFRQSTVEKSDLIRALEQILDEIRNTPEA; encoded by the coding sequence GTGTCTGAGGCCGGAACTGCCAAGAGGGGCCTGCCGCTGCGGGTCAAGATGCGGCACGGCGCGCACTTCGTCGACGAGCTGGCGAGCCGCAACGAGTCGTCGGTCGGCCGTCTTCTGCCGCTTTCGAGCCTGCGCCCGAACCCGAACCAGCCGCGCACCGAGATCGGCGACCTTTCGGATCTCGTGGCGTCGATCCGCAGCAAGGGCGTTCTCGAGCCGATCCTCGTTCGCAAGCCGGATGCGGTCGACGGCGTACCGCCGCCCGTGAAGTTCGAGATCGTGGCGGGGGAGCGTCGGTACCGCGCGGCCCTGGAGGCGGGCCTCTTCGAGATCCCGGCCATCGAGCTCGAGGTCACTGCCGATGAAGCGCTCGAAATCACGCTGATCGAGAACCTCCAGCGCAAGGACCTGAACGCGTTCGAAGAGGCCGAAGGCTACCAGGCGCTCGGCACCCTGCACAGCTACACCCAGGAACAGATCGCCCAGGCGGTCGGGCGGTCGCGCAGCTCGGTGGCCGAGAGCCTCAGCCTCCTCGTGCTGCCCCCGGAGGTCCGCGAGAGGGCCCTGGAGTTGGGAATTCAGGCCAAGTCGGCCCTGCTGGAGCTCGCCAAGGTCACCGACTCCCACGCCCTGGACGCTCTTCTGGCCCGCGCCGGCCGCGAAGGCCTGAGCCGTGACGACCTGCGCAGCGAGCTCCGCAGAGGATCCGCGGGCAAGGATGGCACCGCCCGCAAACGTCCGTTCGCGTTCAAATTCCGCGCCCCCGACAAGTCGTTCCAGCTGCAGCTCCAGTTCCGGCAGTCGACCGTCGAGAAGTCCGACCTGATCCGCGCCCTGGAACAGATCCTCGACGAGATCCGCAACACGCCCGAAGCCTGA
- a CDS encoding bifunctional nuclease family protein: MSDSEPPGEGWVEMEVKGLLLDPASETPVLLLQAVGGTLVLPIWIGQMEANAIAMALEGMREPRPMTHDLMHDILRELAVDVVRVEIWQLREGTFYGRLRLGRGEQNVEIDARPSDAVAMAVRAGAAIWVAQSVLESALQLDLATAGEEEERLRDWLEKARPEDLGKYTM; the protein is encoded by the coding sequence ATGAGCGATTCGGAACCTCCAGGAGAGGGTTGGGTGGAGATGGAGGTCAAGGGGCTGCTGCTCGACCCCGCCTCCGAGACTCCGGTGCTGCTCCTGCAGGCGGTCGGGGGCACTCTGGTGCTGCCGATCTGGATCGGTCAGATGGAGGCCAATGCCATCGCCATGGCGCTCGAAGGGATGCGCGAACCGCGTCCGATGACCCACGACCTGATGCACGACATCCTCCGCGAGCTCGCCGTGGACGTTGTCCGCGTCGAGATCTGGCAGCTGCGTGAGGGGACTTTCTACGGTCGGCTGAGATTGGGCAGGGGAGAGCAGAACGTCGAGATCGACGCCCGGCCGAGCGATGCCGTCGCCATGGCCGTACGCGCCGGCGCGGCGATCTGGGTCGCCCAGAGCGTGCTCGAGTCGGCGCTCCAGCTCGATCTCGCGACCGCAGGCGAAGAGGAGGAGCGCCTGCGCGACTGGCTCGAGAAGGCGCGTCCGGAGGACCTCGGCAAGTACACGATGTAA
- a CDS encoding PTS sugar transporter subunit IIA produces MTAVLLVTQGRLAQELLAAAETIAGVRPDIRALSLEWNEGIDAARERIAAAVAGLDRGDGVLILTDMYGSTPSNAAIALAVPGRIEVVTGVNLPMVVRMSCSSVLPGPLIETARWLEEKGRRSICRGGTADPKGPPPPPAVGCSDHD; encoded by the coding sequence TTGACCGCCGTACTGCTGGTGACGCAGGGACGACTCGCGCAGGAGCTGCTCGCGGCGGCGGAGACGATCGCCGGCGTCCGGCCGGATATCCGGGCGCTGTCGCTCGAATGGAACGAGGGCATCGACGCGGCGCGCGAGCGGATCGCCGCCGCGGTCGCCGGCCTCGATCGCGGCGATGGGGTCCTCATTCTCACGGACATGTACGGCAGCACGCCCTCGAACGCGGCGATCGCCCTGGCGGTGCCGGGACGGATCGAAGTGGTGACGGGTGTCAATCTGCCGATGGTCGTCCGGATGAGCTGCTCCTCGGTGCTGCCGGGGCCGCTCATCGAGACGGCCCGCTGGCTGGAAGAGAAGGGAAGAAGGAGCATCTGCCGCGGAGGCACGGCGGATCCCAAAGGACCGCCGCCGCCGCCGGCCGTCGGGTGCTCCGACCATGATTGA
- the raiA gene encoding ribosome-associated translation inhibitor RaiA, producing MNIEFVGRHLQVAEKTRTLAAEKLERLKRFLPEPIDAHIVLEAGKFRHSVEIKVRCASGEFLAGEEAVELHDALLLATEKVEEQAKRARKRQVDHPRRQDRSEASAQQWPVEVLTRESVRQGESPIVVKSSHLEIHSMTITEAALKLESSRSEFIVFRDLENEKVSVIYRRHDDDYGLIVPEI from the coding sequence ATGAACATCGAATTCGTCGGCAGGCACCTGCAGGTCGCGGAGAAGACGCGAACCCTGGCCGCCGAGAAGCTGGAGAGGCTCAAGAGGTTCCTCCCCGAACCGATCGACGCGCACATCGTCCTCGAGGCGGGAAAATTCCGGCACTCGGTCGAGATCAAGGTGCGCTGCGCTTCGGGCGAGTTCCTGGCCGGAGAGGAGGCGGTCGAGCTGCACGACGCGCTCCTTCTCGCCACCGAGAAGGTGGAAGAGCAGGCGAAGAGGGCGCGCAAGCGCCAGGTCGATCATCCACGCCGCCAGGACCGCTCCGAGGCCAGCGCTCAGCAGTGGCCGGTGGAGGTTCTGACGCGGGAGAGTGTGCGCCAGGGCGAGTCGCCGATCGTCGTCAAGTCGAGCCATCTCGAGATCCATTCGATGACCATCACCGAAGCCGCGCTGAAGCTCGAGAGCTCGCGCAGCGAATTCATCGTCTTCCGCGACCTGGAGAACGAGAAAGTCAGCGTCATCTACCGCCGGCACGACGACGACTACGGCCTCATCGTTCCCGAGATCTGA
- the rapZ gene encoding RNase adapter RapZ: MSAAEAASPARARLVLVTGLSGSGKSTVAKCFEDLGYYCVDNLPLPLLRQFVAAPLDFVPGRDHIAVVMDMRAPGFAAEAPLLLAELDRNRIQTTLVFLESSEEALIRRFSESRRPHPFSDELPVVECIRAERAMMSELRGAADLILDTSDWSIHDIRSLIYREFGRDAGHEPVMNVSLVSFGYKHGAPFGADLLFDVRFLPNPHFDPDLRPLTGLDEPVREFLRQKTDFQELVTRLADLLRFLLPRYQQENRSYLTIGIGCTGGQHRSVASVEALAAQLGEASWTVRVKHRDLERSKS; the protein is encoded by the coding sequence TTGAGCGCAGCCGAAGCGGCAAGCCCCGCTAGGGCCAGGCTGGTCCTCGTCACCGGGCTCTCCGGATCGGGGAAGAGCACCGTCGCGAAGTGTTTCGAGGACCTCGGGTACTACTGCGTCGACAACCTGCCCTTGCCGCTGCTGCGGCAGTTCGTGGCTGCGCCGCTCGACTTCGTCCCTGGGCGCGACCACATCGCAGTGGTGATGGACATGCGCGCTCCGGGCTTCGCCGCCGAGGCGCCACTCCTCCTCGCCGAGCTCGATCGCAACCGGATCCAGACGACGCTCGTCTTCCTCGAGTCCTCGGAAGAGGCGCTGATTCGGCGCTTCTCTGAGTCGCGGCGGCCGCATCCGTTTTCCGACGAGCTGCCGGTGGTCGAGTGCATCCGCGCCGAGCGCGCCATGATGAGCGAGCTGCGCGGCGCCGCCGACCTCATTCTCGACACCAGCGACTGGTCGATCCACGACATTCGCAGCCTCATCTACCGCGAGTTCGGGCGCGACGCCGGCCACGAGCCGGTCATGAACGTGAGCCTGGTCAGCTTCGGCTACAAGCACGGAGCCCCGTTCGGTGCGGACCTGCTGTTCGACGTCCGTTTCCTGCCCAATCCGCACTTCGATCCGGACCTGCGGCCACTCACCGGCCTGGACGAGCCGGTGCGCGAGTTCCTCCGCCAGAAGACGGATTTCCAGGAGCTGGTCACGCGGCTCGCCGACCTCCTGCGCTTCCTCCTGCCGCGCTACCAGCAGGAGAATCGCAGCTACCTCACGATCGGCATCGGCTGCACCGGCGGCCAGCATCGGTCGGTCGCCTCCGTCGAGGCCCTCGCGGCGCAACTCGGGGAGGCCAGCTGGACGGTGCGAGTGAAGCACCGAGATCTCGAAAGGTCGAAATCTTGA
- a CDS encoding HPr family phosphocarrier protein, whose protein sequence is MIEREIEIVNRLGLHARAAAKLVHLASGFSCRVSVLFAGEDVDAKSILGLLLLAAPQGSKLGVRCDGPDEERAVNEIAALFADRFGESE, encoded by the coding sequence ATGATTGAGCGCGAGATCGAGATCGTGAACCGCCTGGGCCTTCATGCCCGGGCGGCCGCCAAGCTGGTGCACCTCGCGAGCGGTTTTTCCTGTCGCGTGAGCGTCCTGTTCGCTGGCGAGGACGTGGACGCGAAGAGCATCCTCGGACTTCTGCTGCTCGCCGCGCCACAGGGCTCGAAGCTCGGGGTGCGCTGCGACGGGCCCGACGAAGAACGGGCGGTGAACGAGATCGCCGCCCTTTTTGCCGACCGATTCGGAGAGAGCGAATGA
- the ptsP gene encoding phosphoenolpyruvate--protein phosphotransferase — protein sequence MTGIRPMITLQGLPASQGVAIGRAVVIANRALEVFRIPIAAEETDAEVARLKAACSATQQQIQRTRAKASHLFGQELAAIFDAHSLLLSDRMFLDQVERRIVEEQVNAEWAVHETSRELAKRFSEIENPYLRERGQDLEDIGRQLQRVLQGIAHHEISDVTGDVILVADDLMPSEAIRLGRDKVVGFAIEAGGRTSHTSIIARSLGLPAVTGLEEVTDYVTNSDPVIVDGRAGLVILHPTPEVLAEYQQLRAAQVATGAGVAESRESPPVTADGVPVELMANIDLPEELGTLNRLGARGIGLYRSEFLYMETDPHLPTEEDHLRVYLQLIEAAAPFPAVVRTYDLGGRKLAREMMDSAEENPVLGLRGIRLTLARPHIFRTQIRALLRAADAGDLWIMAPMVSRVEEVEALRGFLGEAAAELAREGIAHRSTVKVGIMVEVPAAAIIADSLARVVDFMAIGTNDLIQYSLAVDRNNRSVASLYEPVHPAILRMLRFVIESADAAGIPVSLCGEMGADAQMLPLLVGLGLRRVSASPSAIPALRLKMAGIRAGDAARLAVACCAARSGAEVYRLLAELPEAPGQG from the coding sequence ATGACCGGGATCCGACCGATGATCACGCTGCAGGGATTGCCGGCCTCTCAAGGGGTCGCGATCGGTCGAGCCGTCGTCATCGCGAACCGCGCGCTCGAGGTGTTCCGCATCCCGATCGCCGCGGAAGAGACCGATGCCGAAGTCGCCAGGCTCAAGGCGGCCTGCAGCGCCACGCAACAGCAGATCCAGCGGACACGAGCCAAGGCGAGCCATCTCTTCGGCCAGGAGTTGGCCGCCATCTTCGACGCCCACTCGCTGCTGCTCTCGGACCGCATGTTCCTCGATCAGGTCGAGCGCCGCATCGTCGAGGAGCAGGTGAACGCCGAGTGGGCCGTGCACGAGACGTCGCGCGAGCTCGCCAAGCGATTCTCGGAGATCGAGAATCCTTACCTCCGCGAGCGCGGACAGGATCTGGAGGACATCGGTCGACAGCTCCAGAGAGTGCTGCAGGGGATCGCCCACCACGAGATCTCGGACGTCACCGGCGACGTGATCCTCGTCGCCGACGACCTCATGCCGTCGGAAGCGATCCGGTTGGGCCGCGACAAGGTCGTCGGCTTCGCCATCGAGGCCGGCGGCCGGACCTCGCATACGTCGATCATCGCCCGGTCGCTCGGGCTGCCCGCGGTGACCGGTCTCGAGGAAGTCACCGACTACGTGACGAACTCCGACCCGGTGATCGTGGACGGCCGGGCCGGCCTGGTCATTCTGCATCCGACCCCGGAGGTCCTGGCCGAGTACCAGCAGCTGCGCGCCGCGCAGGTCGCGACCGGGGCTGGAGTAGCCGAGTCGCGCGAGTCGCCTCCGGTCACCGCGGACGGCGTCCCGGTCGAGTTGATGGCGAACATCGATCTGCCGGAAGAGCTGGGCACCCTCAACCGTCTCGGCGCGCGGGGGATCGGGCTCTACCGCAGCGAGTTCCTGTACATGGAGACCGACCCCCACCTGCCCACCGAAGAGGATCATCTGCGGGTCTACCTCCAGCTCATCGAGGCCGCCGCTCCTTTCCCGGCCGTCGTCCGGACCTACGATCTCGGAGGGCGCAAGCTCGCACGGGAGATGATGGACAGCGCCGAGGAGAATCCGGTTCTCGGCCTGCGCGGGATCCGGCTGACTCTCGCCCGGCCGCACATCTTCCGCACCCAGATCCGGGCGCTCCTGCGCGCCGCCGATGCCGGCGATCTCTGGATCATGGCGCCGATGGTGAGCCGGGTGGAGGAGGTCGAGGCCTTGCGCGGCTTCCTCGGGGAGGCCGCCGCCGAGCTCGCGCGAGAGGGCATCGCCCACCGCTCCACGGTCAAGGTCGGCATCATGGTGGAGGTGCCGGCAGCAGCGATCATCGCCGACAGCCTGGCGCGGGTCGTGGACTTCATGGCGATCGGCACCAACGACCTGATCCAGTACTCCCTGGCCGTCGACCGCAACAATCGCAGCGTGGCGAGCCTCTACGAACCGGTCCATCCAGCGATTCTCCGCATGTTACGCTTCGTCATCGAGAGCGCTGACGCGGCCGGCATCCCCGTCAGCCTGTGCGGCGAGATGGGGGCGGACGCCCAGATGCTGCCGCTTCTGGTCGGCCTCGGCCTGCGCAGGGTGTCCGCCTCGCCGAGCGCGATCCCGGCGCTGCGCCTGAAGATGGCCGGCATTCGTGCCGGCGACGCGGCCCGCCTGGCGGTGGCCTGCTGCGCCGCCCGCTCGGGAGCCGAGGTCTATCGATTGCTGGCGGAGCTCCCCGAGGCTCCCGGACAAGGATGA
- the miaB gene encoding tRNA (N6-isopentenyl adenosine(37)-C2)-methylthiotransferase MiaB, with product MKLQPPTGLSSPRRLRRFYVETWGCQMNELDSQRMTGQLMLQGMLPTHAATDADLILLNSCSVREKAVQKVYSRLGEYRLLKRDRPHLQIGLCGCVAQQEGEEILARVADLDFVLGPARVGELADVLARRAGGERVVATGFPTDRRYDFDSISRDGLYKGMVTIIEGCNKRCTFCIVPSTRGPESCRSAAEIEREVRHLLDFGFVEIELLGQTVNHWREPSAQFDPSGTRPESADGEDFADLLGRLAVLPGLRRLRFMTSFPRDFSPRMVEQFRRHPNLCDGLHLPVQSGSDAVLRRMGRGYTIAPYLELVSSLRAARPTIALSTDIIVGFPGETEADFDATLDLLRAVRFAAVYAFCYSPRPGTAALKLADSGVPEPVAQQRLQRLFALQAEIQEELHAEFVGREIEVLVTGWAKAPGVLTGRTGCNRIVQFPAPESASATPGPGSLVRVAITRTHAHSLIGTFLLSVDSAPSGAPDATPEAAPRLRVIPA from the coding sequence GTGAAGCTGCAGCCGCCCACCGGCCTGTCGTCACCCCGAAGATTACGCCGCTTTTACGTCGAAACCTGGGGCTGCCAGATGAACGAGCTGGACAGCCAGAGGATGACCGGCCAGCTGATGCTGCAGGGCATGTTGCCGACCCATGCGGCGACGGACGCCGATCTCATCCTCCTCAACTCCTGCAGCGTGCGCGAGAAGGCGGTCCAGAAGGTCTATTCGCGCCTGGGTGAGTATCGATTGCTGAAGCGCGACCGCCCGCACCTCCAGATCGGGCTTTGCGGCTGCGTCGCCCAGCAGGAGGGGGAGGAGATCCTGGCACGCGTCGCCGATCTCGATTTCGTCCTCGGACCGGCGAGAGTGGGCGAGCTCGCGGATGTTCTCGCCCGGCGGGCAGGAGGGGAGCGGGTGGTGGCGACCGGGTTTCCCACCGATCGGCGCTACGATTTTGACTCGATCTCCCGCGACGGCCTCTACAAGGGAATGGTCACGATCATCGAAGGGTGCAACAAGCGCTGCACCTTCTGCATCGTGCCGTCGACCCGCGGTCCGGAGTCGTGCCGCTCCGCCGCCGAGATCGAGCGCGAGGTCCGCCATCTGCTCGACTTCGGATTCGTCGAGATCGAGCTTCTGGGACAGACGGTCAACCACTGGCGGGAGCCCTCGGCGCAATTCGATCCTTCCGGCACCCGGCCCGAAAGCGCGGACGGAGAAGACTTCGCCGACCTGCTCGGCCGACTGGCGGTCCTCCCGGGCCTTCGGCGTTTGCGCTTCATGACCTCATTCCCCCGCGACTTCTCGCCGCGCATGGTGGAGCAGTTCCGCCGGCACCCGAACCTCTGCGACGGACTCCACCTGCCGGTCCAGTCGGGCAGCGACGCGGTCCTGCGGCGCATGGGTCGCGGGTATACCATCGCCCCCTATCTCGAACTGGTGAGCTCGTTGCGCGCCGCGCGTCCGACCATCGCGCTGTCGACCGACATCATCGTCGGCTTCCCGGGCGAGACCGAGGCCGACTTCGACGCGACGCTCGACCTCCTGCGCGCCGTGCGCTTTGCCGCCGTCTACGCCTTCTGCTACTCGCCCCGGCCCGGCACGGCGGCGCTGAAACTTGCCGACTCCGGAGTTCCCGAGCCGGTCGCGCAGCAGCGGCTGCAGCGTCTCTTCGCGCTCCAGGCCGAAATCCAGGAGGAGCTCCATGCCGAGTTCGTCGGCCGCGAGATCGAGGTCCTGGTCACCGGCTGGGCCAAAGCGCCCGGGGTTCTGACGGGCCGGACCGGATGCAACCGGATCGTCCAGTTCCCGGCTCCGGAGAGCGCCTCCGCGACGCCGGGACCGGGGAGCCTGGTCCGCGTCGCCATCACCCGCACCCACGCTCACAGTCTGATCGGTACCTTCCTCCTGAGCGTCGACTCCGCGCCCTCTGGCGCCCCCGACGCCACGCCGGAGGCCGCGCCGCGGCTGCGCGTCATTCCAGCCTAA
- the hprK gene encoding HPr(Ser) kinase/phosphatase: MPETHSVLVSELFGGELADLRLSVLAGENHLDNPITHPRVQKPGLAFAGYYEYIKPGRVQIVGESELEYLKTVEEGERRERLRRIAALPIPVVVITKALVPGQEFLHEFRARQIPVLQSGALSSVVIKQLSWFLEDHLVPSTRLHGVLLDIYGLGVLLIGSSGVGKSEAALDLITRGHSLVSDDRVTIKRYPSGELVGFSEETLKHHMELRGLGIINVKDLFGLAAIRARKPIDLVVELEPWREGQAYDRLGLDETVFSILDTPCPYIRMPVALGRNVANLVEIAARNHVLKLQGTHSAREFARKLEEQLERSRSGKPR; this comes from the coding sequence ATGCCTGAGACCCATAGCGTGTTGGTGAGCGAGCTCTTCGGCGGTGAGCTCGCCGATCTGCGCCTCTCCGTCCTCGCCGGCGAGAACCATCTCGACAATCCGATCACGCACCCGCGCGTGCAGAAGCCCGGACTCGCCTTCGCGGGCTACTACGAGTACATCAAGCCTGGCCGCGTGCAGATCGTCGGAGAGAGCGAGCTCGAGTACCTGAAGACCGTCGAGGAAGGGGAACGCCGCGAGCGGCTGCGCCGCATTGCCGCCCTGCCGATACCGGTCGTCGTGATCACCAAGGCACTGGTTCCCGGGCAGGAGTTCCTCCACGAGTTCCGGGCGCGTCAGATTCCCGTCCTGCAGTCGGGGGCGCTCTCCTCGGTGGTGATCAAGCAGCTCTCGTGGTTTCTCGAAGACCACCTCGTGCCGTCGACCCGGCTCCATGGCGTGCTGCTCGACATCTACGGCCTGGGCGTGCTGCTCATCGGATCGAGCGGCGTCGGCAAGAGCGAAGCCGCTCTCGACCTGATCACCCGCGGCCACAGCCTCGTCTCCGACGACCGCGTCACGATCAAGCGCTATCCGAGCGGCGAGCTCGTCGGATTCTCCGAGGAGACGTTGAAGCACCACATGGAGCTGCGTGGCCTGGGCATCATCAACGTCAAGGACCTCTTCGGACTGGCGGCGATCCGCGCCCGCAAGCCGATCGACCTGGTGGTGGAGCTCGAACCGTGGCGCGAGGGGCAGGCCTATGACCGGCTCGGCCTCGATGAGACCGTGTTCAGCATCCTCGACACGCCCTGTCCCTACATCCGCATGCCGGTCGCGCTGGGGCGAAACGTCGCCAACCTGGTCGAGATCGCGGCGCGAAATCATGTGTTGAAGCTGCAGGGCACGCACTCCGCGCGCGAGTTCGCGCGCAAGCTGGAGGAGCAACTTGAGCGCAGCCGAAGCGGCAAGCCCCGCTAG